TTCCATCATTTAGGAAATAGAAACGAATGTCGGTTTTTGCCTGCGAAAACGCAATATCGATATTGGTTATGAATTTAGAAGTTTTGGCTGTATCTGTTGTTTCTGGGCTCTGGGCGGATAACTTAGCTGCTGCTTGTTCGATCGCTTTTTGCTCCGAAGTACGTTTTTCTCTTTCGAATTCTTTTGCTAATTTTTCGCGTTTTAAAACCTCTTCTACTGAGGATTTCTTTTCTACAGGCATGGTTTTCATTATCCCCATCTTAAGAGACTGTCAAGGAATTAGACGAAAAATTATTCTTTTGCCTTTCGTAACGCACAATTTGCTAACCATTCACAACGCAAACAAATCGGATCCTCGGTGTTATACGTAGGTGGAGGACAAATATTGGCATCCGCCACTTGCAATCCTTGTAAATAATTTATTACTGAGGTCTTGTCTTTTTTAGAATGAATCTGATTTAGAAGGTTTTCGTTGATTTTCTTTTGGTTTAAGAAGAGGTCTTCTACTTCTGTTGGTTTGGCTTTGGATTGGATTTTTGTTTCC
Above is a window of Leptospira wolbachii serovar Codice str. CDC DNA encoding:
- a CDS encoding LIC11177 family protein codes for the protein MPVEKKSSVEEVLKREKLAKEFEREKRTSEQKAIEQAAAKLSAQSPETTDTAKTSKFITNIDIAFSQAKTDIRFYFLNDGTYADDFKRMFEENESIFKRYGITNQKYLEYVRESFDRYKKIHDMLPLDPMKPKHYKYVEDSILELVRMFNQRFGK